The window TCAGCGCCATGAGAATGCAATTGCTCAGCCTCTATCGTGAAACAGATCCTGCTACTTACGCTGACAGCAATGATTTGCATATATTTAATACAGGTCGCGGAATGGACATCGTATTGATTGGGATGGATGCTGATCACCGGCAACCCCTAGATGCTTATATTGGCTTCATGGCTTTCAAAAACCGATTACCTTATGCTTACGGAGGGGCGTGGCTGTTAGGTAAGATGGCTAAAATCGGAATCAATGTTTTTCCTTCCTACAGAGGCGGAGAATCGGCCTGGTTTTTTGCACAACTCATGCGAGTCTATAAACAAGTCTTTCAACCCGCCTATTTCGTTGCAGAGCCCTATCAGGTCGGAAGAAATAACCCCGAGGGAATTGAAACCGGTGCCTTTTGGTTCTACTATCGTTTGGGATTTCGTCCCGTTCAAAGAAAACTGCAGGAGCTTGCCAAAAAAGAATTTGAACGCTTGCTTCAGAACAAAAATCACAAGACATCGAAACGGACATTAGAGCAACTGGTTGAGGACGAAATGGTGTTATTGATAAATAATGATTCCGGAATACTTAAATTCAAATACGATACTGCTTCCCTTAGCGCAGCATTAACAAAGTATATTCGTCAACGATATAAAGGCGACACAAGAGCCGCAGAACAAGAAGCTGTTTCAACGCTCTGTGCAGATCTTCACATCTCCGATGATGCCACCTATGCCACTTTAAAGCCCGGTCTTGAAAAAATAGCTTTGTACATTCAAGCGGGAGGAAGTATTAAAAAATGGAATGAATCAGATAGGCAACTTTTGTTGAACATGATTGCAGAAAAGGCTATTGGCCGGGATTCGGAGTATGCCATCCACTATGCTAAACATGAAAAACTGGAACAGTTGCTGAGTGAGCTAGTGGTGAAAGGACAGGATAAGAAATTCTACAATAGATAAAATAGCTAATACTACTGTAGTTGAATTACATTTTCAAAAAATTGTATCATCTGATGCCAGTAGCTGAGTTACATGTAACGCAGCTACTGGCATCAGATTCATTTTGAATCGCGGGCTATGCAGGGTTAATCCTTTGAAAAATAATCACCACTCTGATATACGCCGGTCGTTTGCTTTACAATTTGCATGAGGAGATCGTTAGCGAGTGAAGAGGCCCCGAAACGGAAATAATCCGGATTCATCCAGGCTTCGCCCAGCGTTTCGCGGAGCACAACAAGGTATTGAATGGCCAGTTTAGCGGTACTGATTCCACCGGCGGGTTTCATGCCGATCATCCTTCCTTCTTTATAGTAAAAATCACGGATCGCTTCCAGCATGACTAGAGTAACCGGAAGGGTAGCAGCAGGCTGAACTTTCCCGGTGGAAGTCTTGATAAAATCTGCACCGGCATACATGGCAATGTCGCTGGCTTTTCTAACGTTATCGTAGGTACTCAATTCTCCGGTCTCCAGGATCACTTTCAGATGTGCTTCACCACAGGCTTCCTTAACCGCCGCAATTTCATCGAAGACATAATTAAATTCTCCGGCAAGAAAATGACCGCGGGAAATCACCATATCAATTTCATCAGCTCCTTCGTTCACCGCATATTTCGTCTCTTCCAACTTTACCTTACGGGTACTCATTCCACTCGGAAAAGCAGTGGCTACAGCGGCTACCTTCACACCACTATCCCCCAAAGCTTCTTTTGCGATACGTACCATGGGCGGATAAACACATACTGCTGCTGCAGAGGGTAAATCCGGCAATGCCTCATGCGGACGAATGGCCTTGGCACATAACTGCCGCACCTTACCGGGAGTATCCCTGGCCTCGAGGGTGGTCAGATCCATCATACTTATCGCCAGTTGAAGAGCGTGCATCTTGGATTCGTTCTTGATAGAGCGCTTCGTGAGGCGGGTGATGCGTTCATTGATGGAGGTGGAATCAATGGGTGGAGATACGTGCATGAGGTTACGAATTTACGAATCAGTCTCGCCCTGCGGGCGAGAGTACGAATATACGAAATACGAATTTACGAATTCGCGAAGTTCACGAAAGTACGAATGGGGCGATGGGAACGAATATTACGAATGCTACGAATATTACGAATATTACGAATGCTACGAATTTTACGAATGCTACGAATACTGTGATTACTACAAATAGAATGTATGACGAGAAAGAGAAAATGAATGAGAAGGAATGAGGATTTAAGAATTGTTGCATGTATCTTCTGATGCAAATGTGAAAGGGTATATTTTTTTTGAGCGATATGGGTTTAGATCGGGTTGGTGGGGAGAAAATGGGAGTATTTCATTTTTAGGAAACTGTAAGTTTATATTGCTAATGCATCAATAAACGTAATTTAATTAATTAATAATCAATGTCTCCAAAGCAAAAATGTATTTACAAACGAATACAATTATCTTTTATACGATTAGCAAGCAAGGATCATACTATGATTGCATTAAAATTGAACAACATGAAAAAAGAAGTAAATCGAAATGATTTAATTTTTCCGGACTTAAGTTATAAAATTATTGGTTGTGCATATGATGTTTATAATGCACTTGGGCCTGGTCATTTGGAAAGAGTTTATCAAAAAGCACTTGCAATTGCGTTAAAAGATGCAGGGATTGCTTTTAAAGAACAAGCTCCATTAAATATATTTTTTAAGGGGGCTTCGGTTGGAAAAGGCTATGTAGATTTCTTAATAGAAAATGAAATTATTCTAGAATTAAAAAGAGAGATTCGTTCCGGAAGAGCTTATTTAAAACAAATTCTGAACTATATGCATAGTGGCAAAATGGCTCTGGCAATACTAATTAATTTCGCTACTGATGGTGTAATTACAAAAAGACTGGTGCTTGAAGAATATTACAATCCAGCGTCTCAAAATTCGTCCAAAACTCCAAAACCATCTTAGTATCTCAACGCATTCGCACCCTTCGTAAAATTCGTACATTCGCACATTCGTAAAATTAGCGGATTCGCCCTATTCGTACATTCGTAAAATTTGCGGATTCGCACTATTCGTACATTCGTAAATTCGTATCCCTGAAGCAGAGAAAGGAAAGATGAGGACTCATCTTTCCTTTCACGCTTCAGGGAAGATTCGTAAATTCGTAACCTACTGAAATGTTTGAAGCTCATAAAGCCTCTTATAATACCCGCCAAGTTCCAACAACGCTACATGCGTCCCTCTCTCTACTATTTCCCCTTTATTCATGACGATAATTTCATTAGCGTGTACAATTGTTGAAAGCCGGTGTGCAATGACAAGGGTAGTACGGTTTTGCATGAGGTGAGTAAGGGCATCCTGTACCAGTCTTTCGGATTCAGTGTCGAGGGCGGAGGTGGCTTCGTCGAGGATGAGGATGGGGGGATTTTTTAAGACGGCACGGGCGATGCTGAGACGTTGTCGTTGTCCTCCGCTGAGCTTGCCGCCACGGTCGCCGATATTAGAATGGTAACCATCAGGCATAGCCGAAATAAAGTCATGGGCGTTGGCCACTTTGGCGGCGTTGATGACTGCTTCCTCTGTAGCATTGTCTACACCAAATGCAATGTTATTGAAAACCGTATCGTTGAACAAGATAGACTCCTGAGTGACAACGCCGATCAGCTTTCTTAAATCGTGAATGCGAAGTTCGCGGAGATCATGACCATCCAAAAGGATTTGTCCTTCTGCAGGATCATAGTAACGGGGAAGCATATCCGCCAATGTGGTTTTGCCGGATCCGGATTGTCCCACCAGTGCGATGGTCTTGCCGAAGGGAATGTCAAGGCTGATATTTTTTAATACATTATCCTGCTCTCCTTTGCGGTAAGAGAAGGAAACATTCCGATAGCTGACCACATTAGTGAAGGTGGCAATATCTTTAGGATGCTCTGCATCTTTTACTGCAACAGGTGCATCCAGAATATGGTAAATCCGTTCACTGGAGGCTAATCCTTTTTGAATATTGTACCAGGCAGTCGTGAGCGATTTCGCAGGGGGGATGAGTTGTGAGAAAATGGCGATAAAGGCGATGAATTCCGATGGTTCAAGGCTGGAGCCAGGACCAAGTACTAATCTTCCTCCGAAGTACATGACGATAGTGAGCACTAATGCACCCAGAAATTCGCTAAGCGGTGAAGCTAAATCGCGACGACGACCGATTTTATTTAATAGTCTAAAAAGCTGTTGATTAATATCGCCAAAACGCTTCTTCGATTTTTCCTCTGCAGTAAACGCATGAATGATACGTAATCCGCCGAGCGATTCATCCAGATTACTTAACAACTCTCCTACTTTAATCTGGGCCAGACCTGATTTTTTCTTCAGACTCTTCCCGATACGACCAATGATGAGTCCGGCTATCGGAAGTAAAACGAGAACGAAGAGAGTCAGTTCTGAACTCATCGTGAACATGGTAATGAGGAAAATGAGAATATTGAGTGGTTCACGAAAGGCTGCTTCGAGCGAATTCATAATGCCCCACTCTACCTCCTGTACATCGTTGGTAACCCGCGCCATAATATCCCCTTTGCGTTCATCGGTGAAATAGCCAATAGGTAAAGAGAGAATTTTTGAATAGACATCGCGTCGAATATCCCGTACCACTCCATTACGAATAGGTACCAGATAGTACATGGCCATGTAGCGGGTGAAGTTTTTCAACAGGAATAAAATCACCACCAACAGACTAATCAACGACAATGCCTCTAACTGACCATGACGAACAACAAAGTCGCCGAGATAATAATTGAAATTATTCAGCAAGGTCTTTACCGAAAATGTCCAGGGTTGTAAGGTGTAATTACGATCCTGACTGAAAAGCACATTCAGAAATGGAACGATCATCGTGAGTGAAAAAAGAGAAAAGACAACAGTCAGGATATTAAAGGTAACGCTGGTAATGGCCCGGCTTTTATACGGACCAATATAACGCAGGAGGCGAAAGTAATTTTTCACAGGCTGGTAAAGATAGTTATTACTTGCGGGGCGATCGGATGATCAATGGAACCTGCCTTAAAGACGCATGGAGAGGGTTGATCTTTTATTCAAGAATCCTTTGTTTTTGTGACTTCAGGTTTGACCTGTTTCTCTCCTTTTATTTAATCCGATCTCCAAGGAACAATCGTTTGCATACGGGTTTAAATGATTATACCCGATTTAAAATAGCTCTCACTTTCAAATTTTAGGCACTAATTATCAATTATTTATGACTTATCGGCCAACAACTGTTGTATATACAACTATTTATTATCTATATTTGTACCAACAAATGATGTTAAAACATATTACCATGAAAAAGGTTCGCAAAATTCTGGCTGCTGTTGACAAACATATCGGCAATGGCAACTTTGTTAAGAGTCCACTTCCCAATGAATGGGTGGAACAAATAAGTCCCTTTCTGATGTTGGATCATTTTGGTCCGGCGCATGTCAGTAAGGAAAAGCCTTTTTATGTTCCTCCACATCCACATAAAGGATTTGAACCCGTGACCCTTCTTTTTAAAGGTGAGGTACTTCATCACGATAGCATGGGAAACACCGGTAACCTGAAGGCAGGAGATGTGCAGTGGATGACCGCCGGAAAAGGTATTGTTCATTCTGAAGGAGTACCACCTGCATTCCTGGAAAAAGGAGGAGAGATGGAACTCATCCAACTTTGGGTAAACCTCCCCCGCAGTGCGAAACAGCACGAGCCCCGCTATCAGGATCTGCGCGCAGAGAATTTTCCGTTGGTGAAAGCAGGGGATGCAAGTATGAAACTCATTGCCGGCTCGTATGATGATAAAACATCTCCGGCTCAATTACTCACTCCGGTGTTGATCCTTCACGGAAGACTCGATAAAGATGGGAAGAGCAGCATTACCATTCCGGAGGGATATAACAGTACCGTATATACGTTAAAAGGTCTGTTGAGTACAGATGGCTTTGAAGTTCACGAGCGTCATTTGATCTGGTTCAAGGAAGATGGAAGAACGATTGAACTTGAAGCGAAAGAAGACAGTGAGTTTATTGTCCTGGCGGGTTTACCGATACAGGAACCGGTAGCGAGTTATGGTCCGTTTGTGATGAACAGTAAAACGGATTTGATAGAAGCGTTGGAGGAGTACAGGGAGGGGAAGATGGGGGTGCTCGAAAAATAAAAGGGGTTACGAAATACGAAAGTGTACGAAAATACGAAATACGAATTGACGAATCCGCTTATATTACGAATGTACGAAATTCAAAATGTAGCAGCTGAAAATCAAATAACAGAATTCTCTTTAAAAAATGACAAATGTTTTTGGAGCTGAATGAAAAAATATAATACGGTAAAAATATAAAAACTTAAATAATTTAAAAAAGATGACAACAGTACTTGAAAAAACAAAATGGGCGATTGACCCGACACACAGTGAGGTAGGTTTCAAAGTGAAGCACCTTATGATTACAAATGTTTCCGGAAGCTTCTCGAAGTTTAATGCGGAAGTGAATGCTGAAGATGATACTTTCAGCAAGGCAGATATTGTATTTACTGCAGATATAGACAGCATCAGCACCAACAACGAGCAGCGTGATACACACCTGAAAAGCGTGGATTTCTTCGATGCGGAAAATCATCCACAACTTACGATAAAGGCAGACGGTTTGAGTGGTGAAGGAGAGAGCCGTAAACTGAATGGCACGATCACTATGCGTGGAGTAACGAAGCCCATCGTAATGCATGTTGATTTCGGTGGCGTCGCTAAGGATCCATGGGGAAATACAAAGGCCGGATTCACACTAACGGGAACGATTAACCGCAAAGACTTTGGCTTGAACTGGAACGCCCCTACAGAAGCAGGCGGATTGTTAGTGAGTGAAGAGGTAAGACTACATGCAGAGATTCAGTTGGTGAAGCAAGCTTAGTTATTCATCTACTTCATCTTAAAATTAAGCCCTAATACCACTTAGGGCTTAATTATTTTTTTAGGATCCTATATACCAGAGTTAAATCCTTTTATTTGCTCTAAAGGTTTAAGGTTAGAAATATGAGCTCTGACTATTGAAATTCTAATGTTTTCCAAAAGTTCCTGACGATACAATTTGCACATTAAAACAATATTTTTCATCACAGCTTTTCAATAAGAATTCCATCGCGATTTATGGAATATGTAGATTTATTCGTTTGAATACCATAAAATTACATGACTTAAGTTAAGAAACAATCAAATTTCATTTCACTCTTTATGGGGACAAGTGTTTCCTTTATATTTGTAATACATAAGCAAACGAACATGAGAAAACTTATACTTATACCATTTTTAAGCCTACTTTTTACTGTGCATACAGTAAACGCTCAAAACACGCCGGCTTTATGGAAACATTCTTGTAACTGTGGGGCTATGGAGATGATGTTGCTTGACACCAATCAGAATGTATATATCTTTAATGATGGCAGTAATAGTAATGGTATATCGAGCATGATCAAACTTTCTCCTTCCGGCGGACAATATTTTAACAATTCTTACCTTCCTGCCGGGTACACTGCTATGCAGTTCAACAATAGTATTTATAAGAACGGGAATATATACATAGCCGCGAACGTGAGTAATGCATCTCAGTCCCAATATAACCATTTATGTCTTCTTAAAATAGATACGCTGGGCAATTTGATCAACCAATTGGTAATCGATACTGTTGAAACCACCCGGCTTATTGGTATTAAGTCTCAACCTTTTTACTCTTATGGTCTTCATATTGATCAATCCAATAATATTCATACTTCATTTATAAAAGTAAATGCGGGTTTATCTATATATTCATTTCTGAAATTCGATTCAAATTTTAACCTGATTGCTCAATTTCATGACACGCTTGGTTTTGGTGTATATCCCGGGCCTTGTTATTATTTACCGAACGGGACAGTTTACTATGCAGGTCCTGGAAGCATATCGAAATTAAACTTCAACTACGCCTCTAAAATGTGGACCGCTCCCCTCTATAGTTCATTTGCTGACCCACAAATGATTCATGTAGAAAACGGAGAAATATTTGTTTTAACTAAACAACTCAGCGGTGTGCCGGATCCGGTCAATGTACTAACACGAATATTAGATGCAGGTGTCATATATATCAATAGTTATGATACGATAACAGCCGAAGGGCCAAATCTTTATTTTACGCAAATGCTCGTTGATCTGAGCAATAATGCCGTTTATCTTGCCGGAAACAATTCCAACCTTCCTCCTACCAAGCGTTATGTTAACAAGCACAACTCCATGGACGGTAGTATTGTCTGGAGAGATTCTTCCTTCGCCGGAGGGATGATTCAGGATTTACTGTTGAGTCCTCAGAAGAATGTGATTGCTGTTGGCGGAGGTAACAACTTTAATGTATGGTTTTACAATGCGCAAGGCACTATTAACAATACCTTTGTATATGATGGTCCCTGCGGTTCCAATGATGGTATTGCGGCAGCACGCCTGGATGCTTTCAACAGACTTATCGTAACCGGAAGTTCTTGTGAAAATAATAATACGATCAATTATGGAACTACTTTGAAATACAATATACCTGTCATTACTACAGGCATTTCAGAAGCTGCGGTATCCTTACCGATCTCCATTTCTCCATCACCTGCCGCTACCGAAATTTATATAACCTCCGATGAAATTTTACATTCAATTGTTGCCATTGATGTTATGGGAAGATCTTTTTCGCTAACGATGGATGGGGACAATCGCATTGATATTTCCATGATTCCTGCCGGCATATATCAATTACGAGCAAATGGAGATACGTTCGTGTATTCCGGAAAATTTCTGATTGCACGATAAATATTATCTTAATATTCGATAATTGGATGAAAGGCACTCTATAAATTCCCTTTCAAATCCTTCATCTCTGCTTCCATTTTTCGATGCGTTTCAGCACACGGTCCTTGGCCCAGTATTCTTCGGGGAGTTCGGCGCTGATGTAATTGCAGAAGCTCCATACTTAGCGGATATCCGTAGACGGTACCTCGTAGGGATCGTAGTTGGGATTGAGTGACTTCAGCAGTAAATTCTTATTCTTCCTGATCTGCTTATACGCAACTTTAAATACCACACCATCTTCCTGCGTTAATAACACATACGCGTTACCGTCTTTGATGTCGTAAAAATTTTCCACGTACTCCCCGATCACCCAGCTCTTGTCGGGAATGGGCATCATGGAGTCGCCGGAAATCTGGAACATGCGGTATTTGCGGTCGCCGAATAGGATGGGCAATTGGAAGGTGGGTAGTTTCTTGATGAACTCGGGATCGGCAAAACCATTTTTATATCCGGCTTTTGCTTTGATGGGAACGACTTCGATGTTCTCCTTGTTGTTGCTGTCGACGGTAGTGGCGATGACGCGCAGGCGGGCACCGGTGACGTACACATCGTGGCCTCGCTCGAGTTCTGAGAGTTGAAATTCGCTCAGCTTGGTGAGGTCGAGTTTGACGAGGGTGTCGATGCTGACGCGGAAATACTTTGAGAAAGACATGAGCATCTCGAGTGTAGGGTTCTGGACGCTGCCGTTCTCGTAGCTGTTGAGGGTGGAGCGACTGATGCCGAGTTCACCGGCAACGTGGTCTTGCGTCAGCTTGCGGCGCTGGCGAAGAAGTTTGATGTTAGCGTTAAATGTCATAAGCTTCGGGTAATAATCGTCCTTTAAACGCAACGACGCGGCGGGATCGCAGCGGACGCAACGGTTCTATAATTTGTTTACAACTCTTCGGACACCATCCATCACCTTCATTGAATTGAAGTTGATTAGTAGTCCAAGTTTACATCCTGATAATCTTAAATAAGTCATTACTTGTGCCAGATGTACATCGTTAAGAATCTCTACTGATTTCACCTCCACTATTACTTTCTTCTCCACCAATATATCTACCCTATATCCGGCTTCCAGTTTCACCTCTTCATACACCAACGGAAGCGCCTTTTGGTGTTCTGCTCTTAATCCCTTCTTCAATAATAAATGCATCATTGTAGCCTCATATGCACTTTCCAATAATCCGGGACCCAGATGTCGGTGCAACTCTACTGCACAATCCAATATTAACGTTGCAATCTCATTTTCTGTCTTCGTTGCGCCCGCCGCGAGACCGCTGCTACCGCTGCGTTTATACCGGGAGGCACTTTCATTTACTATAAGCTGTTTCATCTGAAAGGTGTTTTTGATAAATAGTTTTGCAAATATATGTTTATATTGCAGTCCTTCCAAATGATTGCCTGGCAGTCAAAGATAGGAAATAATTTAAACATCCCAATGGCAGATCCTTCCCGCACCGTTGTCCACATGGACCTTGACAGTTTCTTCGTCTCGGTATCCCGCCTTGAGCATCCCGGACTATTCGGCAAGCCGGTAATTGTGGGGGGCAGCAGTGAGCGGGGCGTGGTATCAGCCTGCAGCTACGAGGCCCGGGCGTTCGGGGTACACTCGGCCATGCCCATCCGTATGGCGCGGCGCCTCTGTCCCGATGCCATCATTATCCGTGGAGATTATGAACGCTATAGTTACTACTCCGGGATGGTCACCGATATCATCCACGAGCAGGTTCCGCTGTACGAGAAATCCTCCATCGACGAATTCTACATCGACCTGAGCGGCATGGATCGTTTTTACGGTTGCTACAGTTTTGCTACGGAGTTACGGCAGAAGATCATGAAGGAAACCGCACTGCCCATCTCCTTCGGCCTCTCGCAGAACAAGACGGTGAGTAAAGTCGCCACGGGAGAAGCCAAGCCCAACGGACAATTAAAAATCGATTTCGGCAAGGAGAAGCCCTTTCTTGCGCCGCTTTCAGTGAGTAAGATTCCGGGTGCCGGCGAAAAAACCGCGGGATTGCTGCGCAGCATGGGCGTAGAGAAAATCCACACTCTCCAGGAGATGCCCGTCAGGTTGCTCGAGAAAGTCCTGGGCGAACCCGGCATCGTGCTCTGGAAGAAAGCCAATGGTATTGACAACAGTCCGGTAGAGCCCTACAGCGAACGCAAGAGCATCAGCACCGAAGAAACCTTCGACACCGACACCATCGACATTGTCTTCCTCAAAGCGCTCCTCGTGAAAATGGTGGAGAAACTCGCCTTCCAGTTGCGCAGCGAAAATAAACTAACGGCCTGCATTACCGTAAAGATCCGCTACTCCAACTTCGACACCCACACCACGCAATGCCGCATCCCCTATTCCTCCAACGACCATACGCTGATATCAAGAGCGAAGGAACTCTTCGACAAGCTCTACGAACGGCGGATGCTGGTACGGTTGCTGGGGATACGCTTCAGTCACCTCGTCGGCGGCGGACACCAGATCAACCTTTTCGAAGACAGTGAAGAAATCATCAACCTCTACCAGGCGATGGATAAGATGCGATTGAAATTCGGGGATGCAGCGATACAAAGAGCAATAGGAACGGGATTGAATTTACGGAAACTTAATCCGTTTAATGGGTTAAAATCATAATTTGAAAATGGGTTGATCTCCCTGGCGGGAGACAGGTTTGAAGATTTGAAGATGGGTTGATCTCCCTGGCGGGAGACAGGTTTGTCGCGAGCTTTAGCTCGTGATCGCGAGCAAAAATCTCCGTAAGGAGATAGCGCCTCGCGAAAGATGAGATGAATTTGAAGATTTGAAAATGGATGAATTTGAAGATGGTTTTAATTACTGTTGGTACTTATTGATGGAGAGGCCTCGACTTGATTTATTTTGAATGCGCGATTTTTCAATTTTGACTCTTTATGTTGGGTGAGCTTATTGCTTCACAAACGTCGCTCTCATTTCTCCTGATTGAATCAGATAGATACCTGTGGAGAGATGATCTGTTTCAAGAGTAGCTGTTGATGTTGTGATCGTTTTTGCGAGGATGAGTTTCCCATA of the Bacteroidota bacterium genome contains:
- the deoC gene encoding deoxyribose-phosphate aldolase, producing the protein MHVSPPIDSTSINERITRLTKRSIKNESKMHALQLAISMMDLTTLEARDTPGKVRQLCAKAIRPHEALPDLPSAAAVCVYPPMVRIAKEALGDSGVKVAAVATAFPSGMSTRKVKLEETKYAVNEGADEIDMVISRGHFLAGEFNYVFDEIAAVKEACGEAHLKVILETGELSTYDNVRKASDIAMYAGADFIKTSTGKVQPAATLPVTLVMLEAIRDFYYKEGRMIGMKPAGGISTAKLAIQYLVVLRETLGEAWMNPDYFRFGASSLANDLLMQIVKQTTGVYQSGDYFSKD
- a CDS encoding GxxExxY protein; protein product: MKKEVNRNDLIFPDLSYKIIGCAYDVYNALGPGHLERVYQKALAIALKDAGIAFKEQAPLNIFFKGASVGKGYVDFLIENEIILELKREIRSGRAYLKQILNYMHSGKMALAILINFATDGVITKRLVLEEYYNPASQNSSKTPKPS
- a CDS encoding ATP-binding cassette domain-containing protein — translated: MKNYFRLLRYIGPYKSRAITSVTFNILTVVFSLFSLTMIVPFLNVLFSQDRNYTLQPWTFSVKTLLNNFNYYLGDFVVRHGQLEALSLISLLVVILFLLKNFTRYMAMYYLVPIRNGVVRDIRRDVYSKILSLPIGYFTDERKGDIMARVTNDVQEVEWGIMNSLEAAFREPLNILIFLITMFTMSSELTLFVLVLLPIAGLIIGRIGKSLKKKSGLAQIKVGELLSNLDESLGGLRIIHAFTAEEKSKKRFGDINQQLFRLLNKIGRRRDLASPLSEFLGALVLTIVMYFGGRLVLGPGSSLEPSEFIAFIAIFSQLIPPAKSLTTAWYNIQKGLASSERIYHILDAPVAVKDAEHPKDIATFTNVVSYRNVSFSYRKGEQDNVLKNISLDIPFGKTIALVGQSGSGKTTLADMLPRYYDPAEGQILLDGHDLRELRIHDLRKLIGVVTQESILFNDTVFNNIAFGVDNATEEAVINAAKVANAHDFISAMPDGYHSNIGDRGGKLSGGQRQRLSIARAVLKNPPILILDEATSALDTESERLVQDALTHLMQNRTTLVIAHRLSTIVHANEIIVMNKGEIVERGTHVALLELGGYYKRLYELQTFQ
- a CDS encoding pirin family protein, with product MKKVRKILAAVDKHIGNGNFVKSPLPNEWVEQISPFLMLDHFGPAHVSKEKPFYVPPHPHKGFEPVTLLFKGEVLHHDSMGNTGNLKAGDVQWMTAGKGIVHSEGVPPAFLEKGGEMELIQLWVNLPRSAKQHEPRYQDLRAENFPLVKAGDASMKLIAGSYDDKTSPAQLLTPVLILHGRLDKDGKSSITIPEGYNSTVYTLKGLLSTDGFEVHERHLIWFKEDGRTIELEAKEDSEFIVLAGLPIQEPVASYGPFVMNSKTDLIEALEEYREGKMGVLEK
- a CDS encoding YceI family protein, with translation MTTVLEKTKWAIDPTHSEVGFKVKHLMITNVSGSFSKFNAEVNAEDDTFSKADIVFTADIDSISTNNEQRDTHLKSVDFFDAENHPQLTIKADGLSGEGESRKLNGTITMRGVTKPIVMHVDFGGVAKDPWGNTKAGFTLTGTINRKDFGLNWNAPTEAGGLLVSEEVRLHAEIQLVKQA
- a CDS encoding LexA family transcriptional regulator, encoding MTFNANIKLLRQRRKLTQDHVAGELGISRSTLNSYENGSVQNPTLEMLMSFSKYFRVSIDTLVKLDLTKLSEFQLSELERGHDVYVTGARLRVIATTVDSNNKENIEVVPIKAKAGYKNGFADPEFIKKLPTFQLPILFGDRKYRMFQISGDSMMPIPDKSWVIGEYVENFYDIKDGNAYVLLTQEDGVVFKVAYKQIRKNKNLLLKSLNPNYDPYEVPSTDIR
- a CDS encoding GxxExxY protein; the protein is MKQLIVNESASRYKRSGSSGLAAGATKTENEIATLILDCAVELHRHLGPGLLESAYEATMMHLLLKKGLRAEHQKALPLVYEEVKLEAGYRVDILVEKKVIVEVKSVEILNDVHLAQVMTYLRLSGCKLGLLINFNSMKVMDGVRRVVNKL
- the dinB gene encoding DNA polymerase IV — translated: MADPSRTVVHMDLDSFFVSVSRLEHPGLFGKPVIVGGSSERGVVSACSYEARAFGVHSAMPIRMARRLCPDAIIIRGDYERYSYYSGMVTDIIHEQVPLYEKSSIDEFYIDLSGMDRFYGCYSFATELRQKIMKETALPISFGLSQNKTVSKVATGEAKPNGQLKIDFGKEKPFLAPLSVSKIPGAGEKTAGLLRSMGVEKIHTLQEMPVRLLEKVLGEPGIVLWKKANGIDNSPVEPYSERKSISTEETFDTDTIDIVFLKALLVKMVEKLAFQLRSENKLTACITVKIRYSNFDTHTTQCRIPYSSNDHTLISRAKELFDKLYERRMLVRLLGIRFSHLVGGGHQINLFEDSEEIINLYQAMDKMRLKFGDAAIQRAIGTGLNLRKLNPFNGLKS